The Methanoculleus sp. SDB genome contains the following window.
CTGCAGGTCGCCCGGATTCAGGAAGAGGGCATGGCCTCCGAGCTCGACCATTCCTACCTCAAATGAGATCCGTGTGCGTGTCGATGCTTTTTCAAATATCATCCCGAGGGTCTTTTTCGGAAGCAGCGGATGATCTTCACCCCTCTTTCTTTTCCTCTTGAGGTCTCCCGCTATGTCGATCACGTCGTCGAGTTCATTTTTGGTAAGATCGAGGATGGAGAGAATGTCACGCTTCATACAAGGTCCCTCATATGAGCGCACCGGCGTTCGAGCACTGCCCCGGTGCCGATGTCCCGGCGGTGCCTCACATTTCCCGATACCGCCGATGCAGCCGATTCTGCCGTTCTCTCCGCCTCGTCAAGCGTGTCGCCGAGCCCCACAAAAGCGAGAGACCGTGATGTCTGGGTACGGAGCACGCCGTTTTCCTCCACGACGTTTGCATAGTACACATGCGCTTCCCCGGTATCCCCGAGGTGCAGGGGATCCCCGGCATGCGGCTTTTCCGGGTACCCCGCCGGGACGACATACTTGCATACCGTTGCTTTTTCGGCAAATGCGACATGGGATGCCGAAAGTGTGCCTTCGGTCAGGCGGCAGGCGATCTCGACAAAATCGGATGACAGAAGCGAAAGAACGTTCATCGCCTCAGGATCACCGAATCGTGCGTTGAATTCGATGACTTTCGGCCCCTCTGCCGTATTCATGAATTGTCCGTAGAGTATTCCCCTGTACGGAACGCCTTCGCGTGCCATCCCCGACACGGCGTCGGTCATGATCGTAAGCGCCTTTTCATAATCGTCCGTTGTGACAAAGGGGAGTCCGTGGTCGGACAGGGAATAGGATCCCATCCCTCCCGTGTTCGGCCCTGAGTCACCCTCGTAGGCCCGTTTGTGATCCTGGACGAGAGGCATGGGGACGAGATGGGTGCCGTCGACAAATGCCTGCAGGGTAAACTCCTCGCCGATAAGCCGCTCCTCAAGGACGACATGACCGCCGAGCTCACGAATATAGGCGATGGCGCTCTCCCTGTCCACCTGCTCACCCATGATGCGGACGCCTTTGCCTCCGGTCAGACCGATGGGCTTGATGGCGAGGTCGCCGCCGAAATCCCCGACAAATTCAACAGCCTCGTCGGCGGCATGGAATACGCGGTACCGGGGGCATCCGGCGATACCGTGCCTTTCCATCATCATCCGGCAGAATGCCTTATCAGTCTCAAGCCGGGCTGCCGCCCGCGTCGGACCGACACAGGGGATACCTGCGTGTTCAAGGGCATCAACGAGGCCCGCCTCGAGCGGCGCTTCGGGCCCGATGACCGCAACATCGATCCACTTCGCAAGGGCGAAATCGGTGACGGGTCCGGTAAGCGTCTCGTTCCCGATAAAAATCTCCCGGGCCTGACGGGCGATTCCCGGGTTTTTCCTGCCCATTACCGCATAGATATCTGCATCGCTGTTGCGGGACAGTGCCGTGGTGATTGCATGCTCCCTGCCCCCACCACCCACAACAAGAACTTTCATATCCATATATCCTCTCCGGTAGTAAAATACGTATTTATATGCTCAGGATCTCGGACGCCCTGACGAGCGGGCGGAGTTCGATCCCGATGCGTTTCAGGGCGTCTGCCGCCCCCTGCTCCCGGTCGACGACCGTTACAACGTTTTGGACCGTTGCACCGGCCTCACGCAGTTTTTCGACACCGTAGATGACGCTGCCGCCCGATGTGGTCACATCCTCGACCAGAAGAACATTTTTTCCGGAAACATTACCGATGACCGCCCCCGATTTGCCGTGACCCTTCTCCTGCTGGCGGATTATCGCATAAGGTTTGCGGCTGGCGAGCGATGTCGCCACGGCAATCGGCACTGCGCCCACGGCGACGCCTGCAACGACATCGAAGGCATTATTGGCAGCGATCTCCTCACCGATCGGTCCGAGGAGTTCGGGGCGGGTGGCAGCCGTTTTGATGTCGATATAATACCGGCTCCGGGCACCGGAAGCCAGGGTA
Protein-coding sequences here:
- a CDS encoding phosphoribosylamine--glycine ligase → MDMKVLVVGGGGREHAITTALSRNSDADIYAVMGRKNPGIARQAREIFIGNETLTGPVTDFALAKWIDVAVIGPEAPLEAGLVDALEHAGIPCVGPTRAAARLETDKAFCRMMMERHGIAGCPRYRVFHAADEAVEFVGDFGGDLAIKPIGLTGGKGVRIMGEQVDRESAIAYIRELGGHVVLEERLIGEEFTLQAFVDGTHLVPMPLVQDHKRAYEGDSGPNTGGMGSYSLSDHGLPFVTTDDYEKALTIMTDAVSGMAREGVPYRGILYGQFMNTAEGPKVIEFNARFGDPEAMNVLSLLSSDFVEIACRLTEGTLSASHVAFAEKATVCKYVVPAGYPEKPHAGDPLHLGDTGEAHVYYANVVEENGVLRTQTSRSLAFVGLGDTLDEAERTAESAASAVSGNVRHRRDIGTGAVLERRCAHMRDLV
- a CDS encoding orotate phosphoribosyltransferase (catalyzes the formation of orotidine monophosphate from 5-phosphoribosyl-1-pyrophosphate and orotate); translation: MVSRITQLLVDFGAIEFGEFTLASGARSRYYIDIKTAATRPELLGPIGEEIAANNAFDVVAGVAVGAVPIAVATSLASRKPYAIIRQQEKGHGKSGAVIGNVSGKNVLLVEDVTTSGGSVIYGVEKLREAGATVQNVVTVVDREQGAADALKRIGIELRPLVRASEILSI